The following coding sequences are from one Achromobacter sp. B7 window:
- a CDS encoding LysR substrate-binding domain-containing protein: MPDQPSHTPPLAALRAFEAVARLGSLSRAAAELHVTKSAVSHQLRSLEADLGVPLLRRGGTVRRAETTQAGSELLVSVQQALTLLDTACRQVRATARGKRRYTLNVSANPSLAALWLAPRIGRFIELHPDIGVQVYLHASQDPAWKSQDIDLAFLHVRTGGPHVAEAGDIALMTETVVPVCSPALIPEADRNDPRVFLRHRWLEEKHIDSPETDWRTWSPRLGLADSDWQEPMVLSGLSTVVAAAAAGVGIALGRAPLIDEDLASGRLVPLVPQLRMPGSWGYVMRVHANRPMDASLPALVEFLAEEGRGKVDAQNHGVPPGLRAGDVADAART; encoded by the coding sequence ATGCCCGATCAGCCCAGCCACACGCCACCCCTGGCGGCCCTGCGCGCCTTTGAAGCCGTTGCCCGCCTGGGCAGCCTGAGCCGCGCCGCCGCCGAACTGCATGTCACCAAGAGCGCGGTCAGCCATCAGCTGCGGTCATTGGAGGCGGATCTGGGCGTGCCGCTGTTGCGACGGGGTGGCACCGTGCGCCGCGCTGAAACCACCCAGGCGGGCAGCGAGCTTCTGGTTTCCGTACAACAGGCCTTGACCCTATTGGACACCGCCTGCCGCCAGGTTCGCGCCACGGCGCGAGGCAAGCGCCGCTACACGCTGAACGTGTCGGCCAACCCGTCGCTGGCGGCGCTGTGGCTAGCGCCGCGCATCGGCCGCTTCATCGAACTGCACCCGGACATCGGCGTGCAGGTCTATCTGCACGCCAGCCAGGATCCCGCCTGGAAAAGCCAGGATATCGACCTGGCTTTTCTACACGTGCGCACCGGCGGCCCGCATGTGGCCGAGGCCGGCGACATCGCGCTGATGACCGAAACCGTGGTGCCCGTGTGCAGCCCGGCCCTGATCCCCGAAGCCGACCGCAACGACCCGCGCGTGTTCCTGCGGCATCGCTGGCTGGAGGAAAAGCACATCGATAGCCCGGAAACAGACTGGCGAACCTGGAGCCCGCGCCTGGGGCTGGCTGATTCCGATTGGCAGGAACCGATGGTGCTAAGCGGGCTGAGCACCGTCGTGGCCGCCGCCGCCGCGGGCGTGGGCATCGCCTTGGGACGCGCGCCGCTGATCGACGAAGACCTGGCCAGTGGCCGGCTGGTGCCGCTGGTGCCGCAATTGCGGATGCCGGGGTCGTGGGGCTATGTCATGCGCGTGCACGCGAACCGTCCCATGGACGCATCGCTACCCGCGCTGGTGGAATTCCTGGCCGAGGAAGGGCGCGGCAAGGTGGACGCGCAAAATCATGGAGTTCCGCCCGGCTTGCGCGCGGGGGATGTGGCGGACGCCGCAAGGACATGA
- a CDS encoding DUF4952 domain-containing protein, producing the protein MTAAAADAAAASAAAASAAAASTAGASGATLARWEADDRAAGIAPPDTPCQDFLQTLGRKPDYLEYLGCEQDDDSYIQPMRANYRVSGSSAVRLEAYLMQAFGMPALEYVCCGWASPAPFAWRAGPGGVAYDIGMGVETPRLPRAQWDQIPSFNVSVGIVRKSP; encoded by the coding sequence ATGACGGCTGCCGCAGCCGACGCTGCCGCAGCATCGGCTGCCGCAGCATCGGCTGCCGCAGCGTCGACCGCCGGGGCTTCCGGCGCCACGCTGGCACGGTGGGAAGCCGATGACCGGGCTGCCGGCATCGCGCCGCCCGACACGCCGTGCCAGGACTTTCTGCAAACCCTGGGTAGAAAGCCCGACTATCTTGAGTACCTGGGCTGCGAGCAGGACGACGATTCCTACATCCAGCCGATGCGGGCGAACTACCGCGTCAGCGGTTCATCCGCCGTCAGACTGGAGGCCTATCTGATGCAGGCATTCGGCATGCCCGCGCTGGAATACGTCTGCTGCGGCTGGGCCAGCCCGGCGCCGTTCGCCTGGCGCGCGGGACCCGGCGGCGTCGCCTACGACATCGGCATGGGCGTCGAAACGCCACGCTTGCCGCGCGCACAGTGGGACCAGATTCCCAGCTTCAACGTCAGCGTCGGCATCGTCCGCAAAAGCCCCTAA
- the hutG gene encoding N-formylglutamate deformylase — MSDLFHFSRGTAPLLISIPHLGSHIPDAQRPQMTPLALQSGDTDWHLDTLYQFAQAMGASVLGARYSRYVVDLNRPPNDESLYPGQTKTGLCPTQTFRGEALYQNEGVLTDAERAHRLQAYWQPYHAQLRSELDRIKAEHGTVLLWEAHSIASVLPRLFEGKLPDLNIGTSDGAACAPDILAAVQAQLDTCKDYTWAVNGRFKGGYITRHYGSPADNVHAIQLEMCQSTYMDETYPYGYRPDLADKVIPVVQAMVGAALKQTTARRG, encoded by the coding sequence TTGAGCGATCTTTTCCATTTCAGCCGTGGCACCGCCCCGCTGCTGATCTCCATTCCCCACCTTGGCAGCCACATTCCCGACGCGCAGCGCCCGCAGATGACGCCGCTGGCCTTGCAGTCCGGCGACACCGACTGGCATCTGGACACGCTGTACCAATTTGCCCAGGCGATGGGTGCGTCGGTGCTGGGCGCGCGTTATTCGCGCTACGTGGTGGACCTGAACCGCCCGCCCAACGATGAAAGCCTGTATCCCGGCCAGACAAAAACCGGCCTGTGCCCGACGCAGACCTTTCGCGGCGAAGCGCTGTACCAGAACGAAGGCGTGCTGACCGACGCCGAACGCGCACACCGCCTGCAAGCCTATTGGCAGCCGTATCACGCCCAGCTGCGCAGCGAGCTGGATCGCATCAAGGCCGAGCACGGCACCGTGCTGCTGTGGGAAGCGCATTCCATCGCCAGCGTGCTGCCGCGCCTGTTCGAAGGCAAGCTGCCGGACCTGAACATCGGCACGTCCGATGGCGCGGCCTGCGCGCCCGACATCCTGGCCGCCGTGCAGGCGCAGCTGGACACCTGCAAGGACTACACCTGGGCGGTGAACGGCCGCTTCAAGGGCGGGTACATCACGCGCCACTATGGTTCGCCGGCCGACAACGTGCATGCCATCCAACTGGAAATGTGCCAGTCCACCTACATGGACGAAACGTACCCCTACGGCTACCGCCCGGATCTAGCCGACAAGGTCATCCCGGTGGTGCAGGCGATGGTCGGCGCTGCGCTCAAGCAGACGACGGCGCGCCGGGGATGA
- a CDS encoding MarC family NAAT transporter, whose product MIDDLIQLGKLISLGLALMLPLANPLTSMTLLLSLGAQIPYKERERQVTQAAFYVVGVMLVTYYAGAWIMHTFGISIPGLRIAGGLIVVSIGFSMLFPPAEPRTLAAEAAADAQTRQTPNIAFVPLALPGTAGPGTIAMIISGAASVDATITPQYAPWVVAVTPVIVFALLGLLFWVCLRSAGRIVAVIGQSGVEAISRVMGFLLVCMGVQFVINGVMEIVGVHAGG is encoded by the coding sequence ATGATTGATGACCTGATCCAACTGGGCAAGCTGATCAGCCTGGGTCTGGCGCTGATGCTGCCGTTGGCCAATCCGCTGACTTCCATGACGCTGCTGCTGTCGCTGGGCGCGCAGATTCCCTACAAGGAACGCGAACGCCAGGTTACGCAAGCGGCGTTTTACGTGGTGGGCGTGATGCTGGTCACCTACTACGCCGGCGCGTGGATCATGCATACCTTTGGAATTTCGATTCCCGGATTGCGCATCGCGGGCGGGCTGATCGTGGTCAGTATCGGCTTCAGCATGCTGTTTCCGCCCGCTGAGCCGCGCACGCTGGCCGCCGAAGCCGCTGCCGACGCACAGACACGGCAGACGCCCAACATCGCCTTCGTGCCGCTGGCGTTGCCCGGCACGGCGGGGCCCGGCACCATCGCCATGATCATCAGCGGCGCGGCCTCGGTGGACGCAACCATCACGCCGCAATACGCGCCGTGGGTCGTTGCCGTGACGCCGGTCATCGTGTTCGCGCTGCTGGGCCTGTTGTTCTGGGTGTGCCTGCGATCAGCGGGCCGTATCGTCGCCGTGATCGGGCAAAGCGGCGTTGAGGCCATTTCGCGCGTCATGGGCTTTTTGCTGGTGTGCATGGGCGTGCAATTCGTCATCAACGGCGTTATGGAAATCGTGGGCGTTCATGCCGGTGGCTAA
- a CDS encoding DUF4105 domain-containing protein has product MVGRVLLTLLLAGSALWGCLALAYQAPGGNWGKGAAGVAWTALCVVAMVAVWRAAPWRRRAGWAYVVGLALLCAWWQTLAPSNDRIWADDVARMLRGSVQGSVVTLQNVRNFDWRADDDYTVRWEARQYDLDQLVSVDMALSYWDGPAIAHTLVSFGFADGRHVVFSVEIRKERGEQFSEIGGFFKQFELSVVAAEERDILYVRAGPRGENVYLYPVHMPPDAMRRLFLSYVDTANALTTTPRFYHTVTANCTTLVYHMVNAIVPGLPLDYRLLLSGYLPEYLYEQGGLDTSVPLDALRKRAAVGALTTPEENPVAFSRRIRR; this is encoded by the coding sequence ATGGTGGGACGTGTGTTGCTGACCTTGCTGTTGGCGGGGTCAGCGTTGTGGGGATGCCTGGCGCTGGCCTATCAGGCGCCCGGCGGCAACTGGGGCAAGGGCGCTGCGGGCGTCGCATGGACGGCGCTTTGCGTGGTGGCGATGGTGGCCGTGTGGCGGGCAGCACCGTGGCGACGGCGCGCGGGCTGGGCCTACGTAGTCGGGCTGGCGTTGCTGTGCGCCTGGTGGCAAACGCTGGCGCCATCCAACGACCGCATCTGGGCCGACGACGTGGCCCGCATGTTGCGCGGGTCCGTGCAAGGTTCCGTCGTCACCCTGCAAAACGTCCGTAATTTCGACTGGCGCGCGGACGACGACTACACCGTCCGCTGGGAAGCGCGCCAATACGATCTGGACCAGCTGGTCTCCGTTGACATGGCGCTGTCCTACTGGGACGGCCCGGCCATTGCCCATACGCTGGTGTCCTTCGGCTTTGCCGACGGCCGCCACGTTGTCTTCTCGGTTGAAATCCGCAAAGAACGCGGCGAGCAATTCTCGGAAATCGGCGGCTTCTTCAAGCAGTTCGAACTCAGCGTTGTGGCCGCCGAAGAACGCGACATCCTGTATGTCCGCGCCGGGCCGCGTGGCGAAAACGTCTACCTGTACCCGGTCCACATGCCCCCAGACGCCATGCGCCGGCTGTTCCTGTCCTACGTGGACACGGCCAACGCCCTGACCACCACGCCGCGCTTCTATCACACGGTCACCGCCAACTGCACCACGCTGGTCTATCACATGGTCAACGCCATCGTGCCCGGCCTGCCACTGGATTACCGCCTGCTGCTGTCGGGCTACCTGCCCGAATACCTGTACGAACAGGGCGGCCTGGACACCAGTGTGCCGCTGGACGCGCTGCGCAAGCGGGCGGCGGTGGGGGCGCTGACGACGCCGGAGGAGAATCCGGTGGCGTTTTCGAGGCGGATTCGGCGCTGA